The window CATAAGATTTGTTTACGTAGTCAGTGATGTAGCTCATCAATCTTTTGCTTGTTTAGCTGTAGAGACAAACTGGGATCAAACTGTCTGTGGCAACAAATGAGTCAGATCAGTATCCGTCTCAGACATGCTTGTTCAGTACACGCTGGTAATGGACGCCTCAAAAGCAACTCCTGATTCACCCTGGATGAACATTGATCAGGTCCGCTGgggcttttttcttcttgatgGATCAGAAATGGACCAATTTAACCCACATTCTCTCCCAAATGACATTGCTCCTCGTCCATATAAATGGTTCTGTGTACTTGGATGGTATCAGTTGCTGTTTGGGATGGATGTCGCCTCAGTGGTCACATTTAAGCAGCCAGTATACTCATTCAGAAATGCGTGTCTTGGGTCAAAGTAATTCATGAAGTCTACTGTACAGTGCTGTCtccaaaataatgataatttgggTGAAATCGGGAATCCAAAGTAGTATGTGCAGAATCCCACTGCAgctatattttgtcatttagatTCACATGGCCTGTATATTGTCAGCATTCACTTGCAtcctaatattatttatctgaataaaaacacaattttactTCCTTGATGTAACacagtacagtaccagtcaaaagtttggacacaccttctcattcaacttctttgaagaatctaaaatataaaacatattctggtttgttgagcatttgtttgtttaccacataattccatatgtgttccttcatagcttggatgtcttcaacattaatctacaatgtagaaaaaaataaaaataaagaaaaaccattgaatgagaaggtgtgtctaaacttttgactggtactgtatatcaaaaGGCCATAACAACCATCCTAAATTGCAAATAGAGAGTTCATATAATGACGTTTTGTTCTCGGGCTGTTTTACATACTGCTTTGTTAAAAAGGGAGAGATGAGTCAGGACAAATCAGTTAACAACCAATGTTTACATAACATCAATAATTGAGACAAAAGTTTTAAGCAgcaactcaagtttttcagtttctttcatGACACATCACACGGTAGCTCCCTAtcctttttttacattgttgtctCAGATGGATGGTCTGTATACAATGATTTCAATCTCAAAAAATAAAGCTCGATAGGATTTTTGCACTAAAAGCTACGAAACTTAGCAGCTGGCAAAGAGGGAACCGAGAGCAATACGTCAACTTGTGATGTACAGTGTTAGCACAGGCTTTCAATACTGACAATATCTGTGCAAGAAAATCTGGTACGTTAATGCAGACACAGCTCATCACACTCGCTGAGTCGGTCTTACCCTGACAGTCTGGTCGTCGGAGCAGGAGAGCAGCTGTGAGCCATCAGGAGAGAACTGGACACGCTGCACCCAACTCAGGTGACCACTGCAGTCGGCCATCTTCTTATTGGCCTCCAAGTCCCACAGCTGGAAGACAACCACACATATTGACCACTGCATACTTATTCACAAGTATATTATTATTCTAAGACACCCTCGGCACAGTAAGTACAGTAAAGAGTTCAGCAATGCACAAAAATGGTCAGAAAGAGAAGAgataatgcatttaaaaagtaaacactATGAAAAGGACACCAAGTATTTAATGTGATATGATTGTGTGTATGTAATTATGTCCTGTACCTCCACAGCGTAGTTCGAGAAGGCAATTGCCAGCAGGTTACTGGTAGGGCAGGCGTGACAGTATTGCACCGTGCTCAGACGATTCGTTCTGATCTCCAACAACATTTCCGATGTCTCCACGTCAAACACCTGAGAAACAGcgacaagaaaacaacaagtcAGACCGTTCTCAGTCTGAGCACAATATGGCTTCCTTTTCCACTTAACGCAAGCtttatacaattttaaaaataataaactttgaTACACAATATAACATTACAGAAACTTACTGTCAGTTCTCCCTGGTGGAAAAACTAAGTAATGGCAAAACAATTTCTAATTGAAATATATCAAAGTCAGCTGATAATATCGGGCATGCCAAAGTAAAGGTTAGATCTactttaaatcaacaaaatatgTATTGTACAAATTGAGTGAGTGTATTGAGTTTCTGCCCAATAAAAGTATTATCTTGTGCAAACTTGCAACATTAAAGTGTAAATGTTTACTCTCCTTAATTATAAAAGGAACAAACGCAGACGTCTCTGCCGTGTTGCTTCCTAGAATACAAATAAACGTAGACGTAGaggacacagacagactgatTGCAGGACAAGACTGACTGATTTTGGAAAGCtcaggaggagaggggggggtcaCATTTATAAACCAGGACACACTGTTCAGACTCTCTGGAAGACAAAGTGACAAACAGCCTCTCTATCCTGTCTCCTTcattaaaatgacatcatgGGCAGGGAGGACGAAGTGAACCCTGTGGTGTTGAACAGCTGAGACACGTACGACAAGACGGATCCACATCCAAACCATTTACACCCTTTATCAAACATTCGGTACTTTCCACGATCAGTAAACAGTGGCCTGCAGCTCCacttattaaaatatgaatataccctttcaaaataaatgctcaCCAGAGCAGCGTTCCTCGCTGCGCAAATGATGCGTTTGCCGTCAGCAGTCCAGGTGCTGCACTTGACGAGGACCTCTTCATCGCTCTCTGCAAACATGTCTCTCACATTGATTGTCTTCCACTCATTGGCAGACGCCACCTGGAACAGCTGCATGCACACAGATAAGTGTTTAGTTATTAGCCCAAATACTTAGTTACTTCGGACAGCTTTAAGAAGTATCTGGTTTCATGGCGGTCACCTTGACGGTGCCGTCGTTGGAGGACGTGGACACATAGGAGTCATCAGGGGAGAAACAGCAGTGGTTGACCGGCTCAAAGTGGCCAAACATGGTGTTCTGGGAGGAGGGTTTGTTGAGGTTCcacagctgcagaaaaagagagaaatacagTGAGGTAGAGAGAGGTAAAGtcagacgagagagagagagagagagtgatagcAAAAGAGGTAGAGGAAGAAATGCAATCGTTTTTTGTAGTCTGTTATAACAACATTTGTGCAGTAGtatttctctctattttctctctgttttcttttacgATGGCCCTGAGAGTGAAACCAAATATAGAAATACAGAAGTACAgagaacacaaaaataaaaacgaatacagaaacatgtttggttgtgttttctcaCTTTGCAGCATTTTCTTCTGTTGACAGAAgttcctctgtttttttcttcaattataTGCGTTTTGCAGTTGCATTGCATTGAGCTCTCAGGGCCACCAAATAATTTACTTTGTTAGTACTGCAATACTTAGAAGGAAGGAGGCATAGCACTCAAAGAAGGGAAGgtaaatataaaaagcaaacataaGACATTTAATTAGCTTTCAAGTCAgggcaaaacaaacacacttgccTACCTTGACATTCAGGAACTTGTCGTTGGAGCAGGTGGCCAGCAGGAGGCGTCGCGTCGTGTTGGTGAACTGACAGTGGTTGACCTGCTCCTCGTGCTCCTCCTCAAAGACCCGGAGCAGCATGGCTCGCTCCACGTTCCACacctgcagtaaaaaaaaacacacagtttcaAAGATTTTTAATGATAGAAATGCTGGACTTTGTGTGTTCTttacttgtgtgtgttgctgtaatCAAGTCGGTCACAGTGGGTGAATGGACAGTTTGACAGTTATCTGCTTACCTTGACTTTCCTGTCACTGGAGCAGGTTGCTAGGAGACCGTCGTCAGGGGAGAAGGCACAGCAGAGCACCTCGTCGTCGTGGGCCTGGATCTCTGTGAGCTTCTCACCTGAGGTGCTTTTGAACACCTGAGTGTAAAGGCAGTAACACAACGATATGTTTATTCAGTAAAAGCATTGTCTCACCCAATAGGAACATAAAATCATCTAGCAGATCAACCTCCATGTTTTCAAGTATTTGGTCTCCATGGAAATAATTTGCCCTTCGTGATTTTACATCACACACATCTATCAGCATGCTTATGATACCTTGAGTGTCTTGCTGGCTCCACTGGAGGCGATCTTGGCTCCATCATGGGAGAAGCAGGCGGAATAGATGGAGCCCTGGTGGGGGTGGATCACCAGACGGGACAGACTCTCTACACTGTTCTTattcctgttaaaaaaaaacacaaacacaaatatcagTCCACCCTGGGATGCACAGCCTATGATCACTTTTcttgaaatgtatttctataaCTTTATAATATAAAGCTTATATACAGGTTATTGGTCTGTTTTCTAGAACAATTTTGTACTGGATGAATCCAAGTAGTAGACAAATGTAATGCATTTATCCCCCTATATCACTTTgaattttcataactataattctactataataattgctgctgttattataagtagtcttattatatgaatcatttatgtcatatacattgaatgtgttgtatttctgttatgctgttcattctgtacacatgacatctattgcattctgtccatcctgggagaaggatccctcctctgtcgttctcccataggtttcttccttttttctccctgttaaaggggttttttaggggagtttttcctgtgccgatgtgagggaaggacagaggatgccgcatgtgcacagattgtaaagccctctgaggcaaatttgtaatttgtgattctgggctatacaaaataaactgaattgaattgaattgaattgaattgaatcagaTCATTTGTTTAAGATGAATTGTCATCAATGTTACACACAATAACTGTGCAAGTTTCAATgaaatgtagttgtttttttcgcCAATTCTTTTACAAACATTGGCCATAAATTGAAGCAGGAAAACATAACAAACTTAATCTAATTAGCTGTTTATCTCAAAACAGCTGCAGGAATCTTCAACATAACATTGTTTGCtgcaaacaatttaaaatatatccaTAAATGCACAACAAGGCTTATGCATAACTTGATTTTAACTTCATTATTAGAACATCCACACATCAGAACACCACAGTATAATATTTGCTTGTCTTGCATACAGCCAGTCAAAGTAGAGTTTCCCTTTGCTGGCCCGGTCCTGTGCCTGCAGCAGAGCCTGTCTGTAGACCTCCGACGTATGTGGCTGAGACAGAGCCAGCTGCACCACGTCGGGGAAGGGACGCTGCTCCAGCTGGTGGCCGTTCAGAGAGAGGAACTCCTGGAATTGACTCCGCACTTCACTGTTCTAGGgggacaaaacaaataaaatctatATATAATCTTTtgattttaacacttttttcttATGACGAAATCCCTATTCCAGGTCCAGTccggttttgtttttaaataattgcaaGAGTGACACAGCCTTTTAAGAAATCCTCATTCTCATCCATTAATTAAACTTTTCAGTTGTAGCTGTATTTGAATATATCTGTAACTTGTATGGACAACATACATTGATTGAAAAATACCGATGAAAACGCACACATTGGACACAAAATTAAATTGTTACTTTGGCATAAAAATCATAGGAAACTGTTGCCAGGGTCTTCCTACTATGCTTGTCCTTGAAAAACAGGTAATGGAGTTACGCATCATAGCCTCATGCTTCCACGCTCGTGTCTGACAAAACATTTGCCAATTATCAAATCTGCCCTTGCGAAGATGAAAATTAGAAAGGGAACAGGGGACAGCTAAAAATGAAAGGGCAAtacacttgtgttttttttaaatgatatagcAATATGTCTCTAAAACAACTTGTGGGAAGATAACAGAGGGACACGACGTCTTATGAGACAAGGACAAGAAAGACAGATGGACTTCTAAACCTCCACTTTCCCTGATGAGAAAGTTAATATTTCAATGAAGGACAATGGGTTTCACCTTCAATTGCTATAATGTTAATTATTCTTATGACCATGAAAGATGACACACAAAGTAACCACACTAGCTTCATTTCATAcagaaagtttttttgtttactgaCCTCTTTGTCCAGAATAGGTCCATACTCTACGTAGTCATTGATGAGGTAAGCTGGACCCATTAACTGGGCCTTGGTGCTGACCCAGTCCAGAGAAAACATGAGTGAGTAGAGCTCCTAGtcagagaaggagacagagagagagacacggtgagcaagaaagaaagaaacataagTAATGTAGATACCAGCTGTGCAATATCAGTATAtcacattataaaaaatattcataaaggATCACAATGATGTTCAGTTAAATGAACTGTGTTCCACTGATAGGCAGCACTTCAGGTAAAGCCATAAACAGGCTAACAACAACTTCACAACATATTTGGTTTCTTCTGAAGTACAATTACCTCTCCTTATAAATTTAAGTGATGGACATTTGTAAAATTGTCTTTGTGTTACCTGGAAGAGGTTGGCTTTGGCCATGTGGCAGGTCAGAAACCTGATCCAGTAGAGACATTCCTCATCTCCTGAGGTGGGAGGACCATCTGTGTAGTGCTGCTGGTACTGATGCACCACCTTATTGTGGAggctctgaaacacacacatatgattGAAAGTCTGcccactaaaacaaaaacaaaaaaagattcaaatcAAACAGTTTTAGCTCTTGTAGGGTTGCATCCAAACTCACCTCGAGCTGGGTGCGATTCTGCTCCACCAGGAAGTCCAGCTGGAGGTCATGGAGGTAGTACAGGTAGGGTTTATTGTTACTGTCCACAAAGAGCAGAGACTTGTTGACAAACTCCTCGAGGatgtcctccacctcctccggcACCAGGTCCCACAGAACAGACAGCACCTGGAAGGAGGAATAACACTGTAGCCTGTGCATCTTTGGAGTGGTGGACCATTTCCGTGTTTTAATTACTGTGAAAAAGCATCCTGATAATAAGTCCAAGTACTGAAATATagagggttgttttttttccttcagatcTGTGAAAGGTTTTGGGAATTAAGAGAGTGAACATTGCTCTTGTTTTGCAGTCAAACCTTTGCAGGGACTTTGAAGTCCTTCTCTAGCACCGTCAGGTCCTTGTAGAGTTCCTGATGTTCCTCAGGTAGGACTTCAATGCTCGCAGACATGGCTTGGTCGAGGGCGTCGTAGTCGTATGACGATGACTTCCTTATCCGCTTGAActgcttctgctgcagctggtggAGGTAGTAACGCCAACGGTTGGGTTTCTCTCGGAGTAGAGCCCCAATCAGGGACACCACCAGTGGGGAACCTGAAATGGTGCCACAGAGaatcagaaatgtgtttttgaaaaggcACAACATGTGAGCAATGGCATAGCTCCATAAAACACAAGATGGAAATCTGCAGAGGACAACATACTAATATTTTCTGACGATGTTATAGGCTAATTTACTTCTCCGATGTTAGTAAATGCAGAATTGAATCAGgtcactgttttcttttataatcttttgagaaacattaaaatattttagatgTATACGCCAAATTATATTTGTAACAATATCTGGAATCATATTGTGGAGCGAATCAGAGATTGCATGTAAGGAATGTTTCAGTTTACAGACCTTTGCATTCTCTGACAATGCTGCGAGCCTCCTCAGGAAGTCCATGAAGTTTTGTTTTCGTGTACAGAGCAAGGATCTCTAGTCCCTTGTTATCATCCAGACCACTCTCCACTTCCACCTCGTATTTGGCCCCTACAAAACAAAAGGTGAAGCACATTCGTTTTTGTAGGTACAGGAGTCTTTTtccagtgtttaaaaaaacatggtttAATTCAAtcaagtgtgcatgtgtatggTGTCCAGAGTAAAACAAATAGGGCACATACCACTAACAGAGTCAGCAAGGCTTCTGTTTCTGGTGGTCAAAAGAATCCGACAGTGGATATCAAACGCCTTCAGCACTGCACTGTCCCAGATGTCATCTAGAATCAGCAGAGATCTGGAGCccaaacagaaacagataagGGACCAGAGACACGGAAACTATGAAACAGTGTTAAGCACGGCACCTTCAGTGGCTTGTGTAGATTAACACACATAAGAGTTTAACAGTTGAATAAAAGCGGgaaaaaatgtctgcaaaatCTAGTCTGCAGTTATTCGCACCACAACAATACCAATTCTATTCCGGATGAGATTTTAAGctatattatatcatttacgGTAAATATCCTAGTGGAAATTTTCACACAACCAGATTTATAGCAATCCCTTTTAATGTGTTGggttcattaaataaatatacaatatt is drawn from Anoplopoma fimbria isolate UVic2021 breed Golden Eagle Sablefish chromosome 23, Afim_UVic_2022, whole genome shotgun sequence and contains these coding sequences:
- the apaf1 gene encoding apoptotic protease-activating factor 1 isoform X1 — translated: MALEEGARSCLLRFRHQLEQDIKPSYLMDHMISDGVLTVDEEERIKTQPTRKDQAVALLELLLRKDNRAYISFYNAMVKEAYNDLANLLHHDLPRVLPGAHTPSSDCCTPYVQAMLSEGGVPQRPVVFVSRPELVNRIREKLYRLQKEPGWVTVFGMAGSGKSVLAAEAVRHHGLIEECFPGGIHWLSIGQLDKPGLLVKIQSLCFRLEQSLDSQSHYRPPNTLDEAKERLRFLTLRRYPRSLLILDDIWDSAVLKAFDIHCRILLTTRNRSLADSVSGAKYEVEVESGLDDNKGLEILALYTKTKLHGLPEEARSIVRECKGSPLVVSLIGALLREKPNRWRYYLHQLQQKQFKRIRKSSSYDYDALDQAMSASIEVLPEEHQELYKDLTVLEKDFKVPAKVLSVLWDLVPEEVEDILEEFVNKSLLFVDSNNKPYLYYLHDLQLDFLVEQNRTQLESLHNKVVHQYQQHYTDGPPTSGDEECLYWIRFLTCHMAKANLFQELYSLMFSLDWVSTKAQLMGPAYLINDYVEYGPILDKENSEVRSQFQEFLSLNGHQLEQRPFPDVVQLALSQPHTSEVYRQALLQAQDRASKGKLYFDWLNKNSVESLSRLVIHPHQGSIYSACFSHDGAKIASSGASKTLKVFKSTSGEKLTEIQAHDDEVLCCAFSPDDGLLATCSSDRKVKVWNVERAMLLRVFEEEHEEQVNHCQFTNTTRRLLLATCSNDKFLNVKLWNLNKPSSQNTMFGHFEPVNHCCFSPDDSYVSTSSNDGTVKLFQVASANEWKTINVRDMFAESDEEVLVKCSTWTADGKRIICAARNAALVFDVETSEMLLEIRTNRLSTVQYCHACPTSNLLAIAFSNYAVELWDLEANKKMADCSGHLSWVQRVQFSPDGSQLLSCSDDQTVRLWETKKVHTSSAVCLKRDSDVLFNDEEIIVSAADNCNRLQVRDGRTGSVLFQSEEKSSRIRCTCLCRQPSAVALGQDDGTVQVLEVPSGKLLATLQGHTKTVLHCRFSQNGQTLITSSEDTTIRVWRWQSNECKVLQGHKEQVRCFSLLSTSPADTRLLSWSFDGTVKMWDIESGEKLRDIEAHRGAILSCHVSPDGCLFATTSADMTAKLWHCETWQCVHTLSGHQECVRSCRFSWDNRRLATGDDNGEIRLWSVKDGSLLRICSRDGKDGMDSLHGGWVTDLHFSSDNSLLVSTGGYIKWWDVEKGEALQTFFPSGTALKRIHVSSDFSTFVTIDSMGILYILQRVV
- the apaf1 gene encoding apoptotic protease-activating factor 1 isoform X2, translating into MALEEGARSCLLRFRHQLEQDIKPSYLMDHMISDGVLTVDEEERIKTQPTRKDQAVALLELLLRKDNRAYISFYNAMVKEAYNDLANLLHHDLPRVLPGAHTPSSDCCTPYVQAMLSEGGVPQRPVVFVSRPELVNRIREKLYRLQKEPGWVTVFGMAGSGKSVLAAEAVRHHGLIEECFPGGIHWLSIGQLDKPGLLVKIQSLCFRLEQSLDSQSHYRPPNTLDEAKERLRFLTLRRYPRSLLILDDIWDSAVLKAFDIHCRILLTTRNRSLADSVSGAKYEVEVESGLDDNKGLEILALYTKTKLHGLPEEARSIVRECKGSPLVVSLIGALLREKPNRWRYYLHQLQQKQFKRIRKSSSYDYDALDQAMSASIEVLPEEHQELYKDLTVLEKDFKVPAKVLSVLWDLVPEEVEDILEEFVNKSLLFVDSNNKPYLYYLHDLQLDFLVEQNRTQLESLHNKVVHQYQQHYTDGPPTSGDEECLYWIRFLTCHMAKANLFQELYSLMFSLDWVSTKAQLMGPAYLINDYVEYGPILDKENSEVRSQFQEFLSLNGHQLEQRPFPDVVQLALSQPHTSEVYRQALLQAQDRASKGKLYFDWLNKNSVESLSRLVIHPHQGSIYSACFSHDGAKIASSGASKTLKVFKSTSGEKLTEIQAHDDEVLCCAFSPDDGLLATCSSDRKVKVWNVERAMLLRVFEEEHEEQVNHCQFTNTTRRLLLATCSNDKFLNVKLWNLNKPSSQNTMFGHFEPVNHCCFSPDDSYVSTSSNDGTVKLFQVASANEWKTINVRDMFAESDEEVLVKCSTWTADGKRIICAARNAALVFDVETSEMLLEIRTNRLSTVQYCHACPTSNLLAIAFSNYAVELWDLEANKKMADCSGHLSWVQRVQFSPDGSQLLSCSDDQTVRLWETKKVHTSSAVCLKRDSDVLFNDEEIIVSAADNCNRLQVRDGRTGSVLFQSEEKSSRIRCTCLCRQPSAVALGQDDGTVQAAGLTASQILRKIGCRIRRLLTSFRGLMLAVGLHTGSVEVLEVPSGKLLATLQGHTKTVLHCRFSQNGQTLITSSEDTTIRVWRWQSNECKVLQGHKEQVRCFSLLSTSPADTRLLSWSFDGTVKMWDIESGEKLRDIEAHRGAILSCHVSPDGCLFATTSADMTAKLWHCETWQCVHTLSGHQECVRSCRFSWDNRRLATGDDNGEIRLWSVKDGSLLRICSRDGKDGMDSLHGGWVTDLHFSSDNSLLVSTGGYIKWWDVEKGEALQTFFPSGTALKRIHVSSDFSTFVTIDSMGILYILQRVV